A part of Oncorhynchus gorbuscha isolate QuinsamMale2020 ecotype Even-year linkage group LG09, OgorEven_v1.0, whole genome shotgun sequence genomic DNA contains:
- the LOC124043376 gene encoding stathmin-like encodes MAASCGDIQVKEIDKRASGQAFEVILGTPTPDAKGEFPLSPPKKKDLSLEEIQRKLEAAEERRKSHEAEVLKHLAEKREHEKEVQRKAMEENNNFSKIAEEKLNQKMEANKENKEALQAAMSEKFKEKDKKLEEVRAKKETKEGGAEN; translated from the exons ATGGCGGCCTCCTGCGGAG ATATTCAGGTTAAGGAGATTGACAAACGTGCATCTGGCCAGGCATTTGAGGTGATCCTGGGCACTCCAACTCCAGACGCCAAGGGGGagttccctctgtctccccccaaGAAGAAGGACCTGTCTCTGGAGGAGATCCAGAGGAAACTGGAGGCTGCAGAGGAAAGGAGGAAG TCCCATGAAGCAGAGGTTCTGAAGCACCTAGCTGAGAAGAGGGAGCATGAGAAGGAGGTGCAAAGGAAAGCCATGGAGGAGAACAACAACTTCAGCAAGATAGCTGAGGAGAAGCTTAACCAGAAGATGGAAGCCAACAAAGAGAACAAGGAGGCCCTTCAGGCAGCCATGAGCGAGAAGTTCAAGGAGAAG GACAAGAAACTGGAAGAGGTGCGGGCCAAGAAGGAAACCAAAGAGGGCGGTGCCGAGAACTGA